The region ctttgttttttaAGATTTatggaaaacttattttcttCAGCAGTACGGCCTGTCTAAACAACTTTTTTTACCTCTCATGTACTTAAATATGAAAGaacacaataaaaaacaacaagccTTTGACCAAATCCTTATCAAAtcctttaaaataaaataacataAGTACAATGACTTATTATTGTGGCCAGACCAAAATTGCCCATCCAGCAAAAATTAAAGCATAGAAGTTTATAAAGGTGGTTcctcaatttaatttttgattttaatatttggCAAGCAAAAGATTACAACCTTTTCAAAAAAATTCGAGCTATTCCATAACAAACTAGCACGACACcgatgtatttattttgttggccagtagtgtatatgtatctataccAGTGGTtgcaaaaacaagaaatgaGGATAACGAGGCCCAGCCGTTCTCAATTGATGAAATCCCATACAATATGATTCTCAATATGATTATTAAATCAAAAGCTCAATGCAGTCGCAACCCAAtcaaaaaattgaatttccatttAGTTCAGGTGATGGAGCAGCAGGCCGTGTAAGCAAGCACGCACCCACACGCATCCTGTCAAGTCCCGAGCAGTGCTCGTACTTGTAATTACGGCAGTGCTAACGGAAACCAAACCCAAAGATGCACTGATATGAGATACAAATGCGGTACATAATTAAAGAAGGGATGCAGGACCCCCAGGTACTGAGCATAATGCATATAAAGTAGATATCCATTTGTACATACGAGTGTGTCCGTATGTATGAGGATGTATAGCATTATCGTTCTCAATGAAGCATCCCGTCCAGAGCGGGCGTGTGCAATTACAGTTACATGTTGCCCACTTTTCAATATGGCGCCCATTGCGCAGTCGCTGCGGTGGCCGACCAATCACAAATTTGTTGCTCTTCCAGTGTGGCTGTGTGCGTGATTATCTGTGCCAGCCGGCGCCTGTTCGTGTGTGAGTGCGGGAACCTGGAAGGGGCGTTCTTACCTGTTCTTACCCAACCTGTTTATCTGCTCTCTCGTTTGCACAACGTAGTGGCTCTCAAACTGTCGCCGATCTCTGCGCcaaaaagagagcgagagagagcattAGCACAGTCGCGGCAAAAAATAGTGGGCATGGtatttatatactttatatatatttatatacttatatactATTTATAGAGCGGTATATAAAGTTTCAATAGAACGGTGAAAAAGAAacattaataattaaaatatattaaatattaattaattattctataattattatagcagATGAAACCAAATGCATTTAATAGATTTCCTGACTAGAATAACACAAAACAAtgctaaaataaaaaaaatcccatgaataatattatattaatattatcaaGCATCAAGCATATGTTCTAAAATATGAAAAGAGGCTACATCAGCTGTTGCTTTGTACTCCACATATGTATTTCCGTACATTTATCATCATTCCTTGCCTCCAGTGTAGGGTACTCTCTCCCTCAGTTggcgagtatctgtgtgcgttCACCCCCTTAAAGCGAAGATACATTTACATTGACCGTCTCGCTCGCGCACACCAATACCAATGTCGGCGGCACCAACCAGATTTGTTGGCCATTGCATTTGGTCTTTTCCAATTTTTGCCTTCAGTTTTCCTCTTGCGCTGCTTCGCTGCGGTTCGTTCGCTCGTCGTACCGCTGCTCCACGTTTCACGTCGTCCACGTCGCACGCGCAACTTCGATCCGGATACGGATCCGGCGGCCTTTCGCTCGACTCGCGCAAAAATATCTGCGCCAAATGTTCaatgaatgaatttaaaaatgaaattaaatgcaacaaattaaCGCACACGAAacgacaacaaaataaagataaaTTAATCTAATCAATCTGCTGGCGGCCATCTTTTTGCTGGCACTGTTTCAGTGTCGCACTTGCTGTGTGGTGATAGTCGGGCACGGCAATTAGTCCGAGTCCGGGTCCGAGTGACGGCCCATTTCGAGGAAGGAACCGAAAACGTTCCACGAGAAGAGAAAATAATTCGCAACACGTGTTGGTTGACACAGTGCGTATGAAAGATGTGTGGCCCTGCCCTGCATAAGTGAGCGGCAGTGCTGTGTGAGTGGCGCCGGTGGTGCTAGCAAATGAGTTAATACTCCTATCTGTgtgaaagtgtgtgtgtgtgatagtGCCTGGCACATGGCCCCCCCGCGGAAAGTTGGATGAAAATAAAAAGCCAAGTTCCAAAACATCACCTTTTGTTTGGATACATCGaagcggaatcggaatctGATTCGGATTCGAAGAGTCCCAGTGTaacaaaagcacaaaactAAAGCAAAAGAGAAACACGGATATCAACCATAAATAATCAAACTACAGGTGAGTCACAGATTGGGTTTCGTTAGGAATCGAACTTGCCGACGGCAGACCAAAGCTAACGTCACAGTAGCTGGCGAGTTAGCCATAGTTTCCAGTCCGTACCATCCCCAGGATGGTCTTTAAACAAAGCTGAAATATAAATAGCTGATAGCTGATCTACACAGGTGCTTTCAACTACTGAAGCTTTCGATTGTAAATGGTACAATCGATGACATTCGAAACCGTTCATTTTTtaacaaaaccaaacacaacATTGTATATGCGCACTATATCCGCAGACTGAGCACAGATCCAACCATCTATAGGGCTGATCCATGCTCGTGAAAAGTGTAAATAGCAGATACTGAACCGCTGATCTGGGAAGTATTTCCATTCTAATGGATCGATCTATCATTGCAATCGATTCACAACTTGTATGACTAGGCATCCATCTCCCAATTGGGGTTAGTGTGAAGGGGAAATCGATTCCGAATTTGATGCAATTCGCTTTTGGCGGACTCTGGCATTGGCGGATTCCAAATTGCCATTCCATTGCCTTCAAGAACGCAGCTACTTGAGAACACACTACTTGATGCACTTGAGAGCCGCCaacgaaataaatatttcagtgCAGTGCACGGTAGAACAGAATTCGTGTTTAGAAATGTAATTGCTTACACAGAAAATGCTGGAGGTTGATCTCTCCGGCTAAGCAGTTGAGTGGGCGTGTTGCCTCAGGTTGCCTAAGGTTGCCTTTACCCCGAAAATTGGATACACGTATACTCACTATTCTACAGTCAAATTTGTTAATTAGAGGAAAAGTAGGCACCGAAGTGAaggaaaaacaatttccagTTGTCATTCAATCATCACTGAAGAACCGCTTCGCACGAGCATCATCTCTGGTAGTCTTGTAGCCATCGGATACATTTGTTCCGCTGGGCGTGTTTATTTATAAAGCAGTTTCGCTTCATCATGCAAATTCGCTTTGGGACTAGAAATATGAACAAAATTATTAACTAATCGAGAGGTTTTTCGGGGCTCTTGCCAAGATGCTACTTTCTTGAGAAAGTTTCGGATGAGTGGGCGGGGACCAGTTCCATCCGCCCGTCTGAGCATGCAAATTGCTGGTATAAATAGGAAATTCTTTATGGGATTGGAGCCGTTTAAATGAATTGGCCAGCGCGTGTTTGTCGTCGGGAGTCGCGATGATTAATGGGGTGCGGAGATGGGAGCAGATGTTTTTCAATTATATTATCTGTGAGACGTGTGATATGATGATGTTACCAGAGACTTTTCGGCAAGAtaccatctccatctccgaaCCATCAATGGTCTCACAAAGTTGCCAAATTGACAAATTAACGCATTCCTCTCGCCAAGATTCGGATTCGCCCAGAACAGATGCAGATACGCAATCGTAGCGATCTGGCTTTGATCATTTTACGCACTGCCGTATAGAATCCGTCGTAATTTGGCATGAGGCAGTGGGGTCTGTGCATACGttttaaaaattgcatttgggtttcattcaaaactttggCAAATGTAGCGCGAAACTGCGACAGGGAGGGAGCGAGCGGTGCAGCGGGAGATGCAGCTTTAAAGATACACACGGGAATGTACATCTGCGTATGCAACCCATTAAATTGACAAATTTCATTCATTACGTTGGGTTCTATTTGATTTCTGAGTGGCTACGCTACCGTGTCTACCGTGGGGTGACAATTAAGCAGACATTGCTATAAATACAGTTGTATCTGGCAGATAACAGTTGCTTACTAAGCCAGCCAACGCCAGTGAGCAGTGTTTCGCCATTCCGGGAATCGGTGGTGTGCCCAACAGGTTGGCACCGTCCGTCACAGTAGTCTCCAGGCGATTACATTTTATAAACACAGACATCGGCCCAGATGATTTCAAATACTCGTATAGctgcaaaaccaaaacagtcGCCCTCTCTGGATTGCACCGCCTGCACCATTTGCACGACCACTCGATGTCTATTCCACAGCCAAGGTTGTCCCTCCAAACAGTTCCCCATCAGAGCTCAGAGtgggagcagagcagaaaggAATGCACCAGAGATAAGGGGCAGAAGTTATTGGGAAGATGCACCTTCTTTGTTGCTCAAAACTATCTACAAATCATCGCCTCAAAAGGGAAAATCACAGCAGAATACAACAGTTTTATTGTAAGTCGACTTTAATCACAAACTAATTAGGCAAACGCcgcagcagcgccagcggcagcatccacaacaattcaatttgattACCAACCCAATAGAATGCCATTCGAGTAGATACGCGTGCGCGCGTATGCGTATGCAAGTGTGCGcatccacagatacagatgggAGGAGAGGTGTCTGCTTTCAGTTTCGTGCTGAGACAGTCAGTTCCCCCGCAAGCAGACAGTCTAGGTCCAGCCGCACAATAACACTCAAATTAAAATCTTATAAAAGTCAAACTTAACAGCagagcaaacagaaaacagaagaaCCGAAATCCGATAGATACTCGTGGACAGATAGCAGAACGTAGGAAATAAATAacgaaatttgtaaaataaattaaattaattttattcaaatGCCACAAAAGTCAGGCGGTCAGGCAGCCAGACGAGACCCTCACTCGATAAGAAATCTCCCGCTTACATGTTGGACGAGAAATGCAGCTGGATATAAGATAGAGTATCTATGAGgtggcttctgctgctgctgtggtgtAACGGTATAAAGCTATCAATTTGGGATACTATCTTTCAGCTACCATTTAAGGCTGTTAGTGTGTCATCCTACTGTTGCCTTTGCAGTCATGTATCCATGGGATGCAATCTACCACATGTGTGCGATCCTATAGATTGAAAATTTATCGCGTATTTCGTTTCACTTTCGCATTCTGCTTGTTTACTTGCGTCAAACATGAAACAAGCCAAAGAACCGAAAGAAACAAGAAGATAtcgaaaaagaaagagaatcCAATTCGAACGAGAGAAAGAAATCTATGGAGAAggactggctggctgctggctgcaagCTACTGGCGGGGGGGATCTCACTAGGCCGATGACTCAAGAGCATATCCAACTTGGCGTTGGTATTTTTGTTACAGCAGCCAAAACGAAATCTCTTCtctattttcttgttttgtatacatataatCTGCCCCGCATACACACGAGAACTGAAAACAGATCCAAGAATATCTCGACTctcacacatactcgtaccgtagaggtgtgtgtgtgtggctatCTGTGAGTCGGAGGGCACACGGGgaatatgtatctatatctacAAGTGTATCTAGCCGAGCCAGAGATCGATTGCATATATCAAAGTTACTATAAAATATAGCCAGAGATATTCTATCTGGGGGATACACTTgcctctctcccgctctctttccctctttctccTTGTGTGTGTAAGCAGAgaccagcgacagcgacgccgTCGTTTGGTAATTTTAGAAATATTCTTAGAACTGAATACAGAAATCTGAAATCAgaggaaaaccgaaaaccaaaccgaaacaCCACGCgccacatatgtatgcatatattgTGTAAAAAGTTTATTTCTGTAAGAGATCTCTCGGCTAGGGTTAGATCAGGTTGAAGAGAGCCCCTGCCCATAGCCATGGCCAAACAATATTTCCGATATTCGAAAAAGTTTGGACCTATAATTGCACTCGGATTAGTTAATTTTATTTGACAACATGGGGTCGTGTTGAATCGGAtccgatcggatcggatctgatcggatcggatcgaagaattgttttgttttcagtttttgaATTTCCAAATGGTTTATGAATATGGAGGCAGATCTATTGTTCAACATTTCCAAAATAATTTGCTAAGTTCAACAGTTTAATGTGTTTGCTTACACATCCAAAATAGCCATAAAAATATGAGAAATCGGTATGATAATTAGTTTGATAATTGTGTCGAAATTCTAATTTTGAATTGTTTGGGATATTGGTATAATCTAGTGATACATTACTGTCTCTCTATTCTATCTTTGCAGCGCTCAAATTACCAAAGAATCTAAAAAACTATAGTCGGATAAGCTATTGTTATCCCAGCTGGTCTGGCCTTGAACTTGTTCCCGTCGCAATTATTGCTAATTGAACGCACATAGAACGGactccctgctgctgcccccaccaccccccatcTTCCCGCCCCTTCCCCAGCTCCGATTCCCGCCCAAAATGCTTCAACATCCTGCCACAGATTTCTACGATCTGGCCGCGGCTAATGCGGCCGCTGTCCTCACCGCCCGCCACACACCCCCCTACAGCCCCACAGGCCTGAGTGGCTCGGTGGCGctcctcaacaacaacaacaacaacaacaacaacaacaacaacaacagcagcagcaccggcaacagcaataacaacaacaataacaatctGGACATCATGACGCACAATGGAGTGGTAGTGGGCGGCGGCGTAGGCACCGGTGGACTGCACCTAACGGGTGGCAGCAATGGGGGAGTGACGGGAGGTGGTGCCTCCGGCGGAAGGGAGAACCTGCCGAGCTTCGGCTTCACCCAGGAGCAGGTGGCCTGCGTCTGCGAGGTGAGTTCAGTTTCAGAATTGAGTCTGGAGAATCCCAGTCCTGCTTCGATACTGCATCGATCTAATCCGACACAATCCATTCGCTGCCGCAGGTCCTGCAGCAGGCCGGCAACATCGAAAGACTGGGCCGCTTCCTCTGGTCGCTGCCACAATGTGATAAGCTGCAGCTGAACGAGTCCGTGCTGAAGGCCAAGGCGGTCGTTGCATTCCATCGCGGCCAGTACAAGGAGCTGTATCGCCTGCTCGAGCATCATCACTTCTCGGCCCAAAATCACGCCAAGCTCCAGGCCCTGTGGTTGAAAGGTGAGCCTCCAACTGCAGACCCCATGACTGCCGCCATGGGCATgtgtgctgctcctgctcctgcctgctCCTTGCTTAACCCCAAAGCTCTACAAAATCGAAATTCTTTCTCTCCGGTTGTAGCGCATTATGTGGAAGCCGAAAAACTGCGCGGAAGACCCTTGGGTGCTGTTGGCAAATATCGGGTTCGTCGCAAATTTCCATTGCCCCGCACCATCTGGGATGGCGAGGAGACGAGCTACTGTTTTAAGGTGAGTCTCGACTCCacaacatttcattttaattgtggcagtggcattggcAAGACAAGGCCAGGGCTCGGCTCTGACCAAAAAGAAATCGTAGAAATGTCTGCACGCCTGTCTGATTCCATTCGATGAGatggggttgggttgggtcgGGTTGATCCTGCAGGGTTAACGCCTTCTGTTTATTCGGGGTATATCCTTCCTGTGCAGGCTTTCAATTGATTAAATCTGATTTATCTACATAATTATGCTTCTCCCTTCTTTAGGAGAAATCCCGCTCCGTACTGAGAGACTGGTACTCGCACAATCCATATCCATCGCCCCGGGAGAAACGCGATCTGGCCGAGGCCACCGGGCTGACCACCACGCAGGTGAGTCAATCCCCCCGATGTTGGCTGATGGCTGCCAAGAGCCGATGGCCGAAGAGAGGAGCTGCAAAATGAAACCAAATGTCAAACGCGTCTCTTGACaaatttcaattgcaattCCTCACAGATGccccatcctcatcctccaCATGTTAATTGCATCTCATTAATCATGTCACAAACTGTGGATATTTGGCGAAACATTGTGCAAATGGTATTTCTAAAAGTGCTCTCTATGCTGTTTATTTTCATGCTTTACAGGTTTCCAATTGGTTCAAGAATCGACGACAAAGAGATCGAGCCGCCGAGCATAAAGAGTGAGTTTTCCTATACTaccaatatacatatgtaggtacatacatatattgtatgtacatatgtatgtatatctgttCTATTACCATATTGGATTATTAGCTGAACCGTGCCATGTGTTAAATGAATCTCTCAGGGGCCTTCTTTGAAGTTTGTGTCCTTCCTCAAAGACATTTATCTGGCGGTTAGTCAGCTCAAAAGCAGATCTCTATATCAGTATTCATGGGTATATCAGTGATatgtgtatataatatattgtaTACCTAGTGTACAGATATATGTACGATTGTTTATGTTTCATTTAAAATGTTGCGAGCAAGTGTcagcacaacaaaaatacagattatatattaatttgcatttaaattttcaattacaaaacCTGGCGACATTTACTTCCAAGGTCATTGagtgggtggggggcgggTTCTGTTCTGGCTAATTAGTGCCAAGGACAAGAGCCAAAACTGGCACACGCTGCGGCGGGGATGGATACAAAACGATCAAAGATTCGAATGAAAGAGTCGCTGACAAAGTCATTAACATGTTGTTCCAAATTCCAAAATACTTATTCCcatgtattgtatttgtatttgtattatttttatttgatttgtggaTGTTTACTTTCGGGTATGGGCAGACGCAGACGTACCTTTggcatacgtacatacatatgtgtggcAGGCCTCGTCACTAATCAAAATCTCTAGTCCTTTCCCCGTCCTTTGCCCTTCCTTTCCCCTTCCTTTCGTCGTCCTCGCCCTTGGAACATCTGCATTTCCGCTTAAGCAAATAGTCGCCTTTGCGAGCAGTTCCAAACTCTTTTCGGAGTTTCTCTTCCTCTAGGAGAGAGGGAGTGCCGGTGGCGGAGATCCCTGGCTGCTGATAGGAAACATTAACATTCTCTCAAATATTAAACATCCTCTCTGGCCAGCATCCTTTTGtttgtcctgctcctgctacgatcctgctgctgctgttgctgctgttagAAGTCATGTGAAGTGCAAACAGTAGAGAGAATTTCGAATGGATATGTGAAGTGGCCGCGTTGTCTCCTCGTCTGTCTCCCCTGCGGCTGTTTTTCCAACTATTATTAGTTAGCAAATTCCCAGAGACTTTCCCCAGGATACTAGTAGTTCCATTATGCTAAATGGTATATCACTTACGGCTGCTCCTCGCTGacgggcaggcggcaggagcgGAGCGCGGAGCGAGAAATTGTCGtaatcaaaatgaaaataaaataaaagaaaacgtAAGGCtgcaaaatattataaattggATGCCGTGGCAACCGCAATGCACTCATACATGGGCAGTGCACAAaagtatctcacagatacaaattCACTCCCTGCGATAGTTCGTCGCTGCGTATCTCCATCGCTGCCgccgttgttgccgctgctgctgcttctgctgctgttgctgttgctgttgttgctggtaaCTTGATATATGTTTATGGCTGTTGCCTCGATGAGCAACTCGCTGTGCTGCTACTTTAACTTTTTTCCATATTGTTTTttcctcatcatcatcctcctcTTCGCCACTTCtcctccttttcttttttttgcatgtgCACTCgctccgtgtgtgtgtgtgtgtgtgtgtgtgtgtgtgtgtgtgcttgtgcttgtgcttgtctGTATCTATGTGCCATGCAGCTTTGTGGCAGTCAGCAAACCACAACGGCGCCAAATCTGAATCTAAAGCGGCACTTTGAACAGGCCAACAACTGGCAAAGTGGTTATTGTTTAAATAGGCACCACCTTGGAATAGGTATAGAACAGAGTCCCTCTCTAGGTAGATGGAgtacatagatatatatatttatgtctgtgtatatgtatgtaagtatggcCTTTGAATAGATGATTGAATGCAAGCAATGCCAATGTCAAGGGGCAAGTGCAACCCCAGACGATTGCCGTCTCCTCTCTCTCTAAGAACGGATCCAGAATACAGATTATACGAGCACTGAGACAGCGAAAAGAATTTATAGTACGAGTGCGATACGTTTATTAAACTTTAGCCACATCAGAGTTTGGAGAAATCAAAGCGTATACTCAGGCGTAGACGAACAAAAGAGCCATTCGGATATAGTCCACTGTCGAGGATATGACTGCTATAATCACGTGATACCTGTCGAAGCACATGGTTGCGTACAACTGATGCTTCTTGTTGGTCACCTCGAAGCTCCAGAGCTTGGACAGACCGCCAAGGAGATCCCAGTTCTCACCAAAGTGGAACCAAGAGTGCCGCTCGCTCACGTACTGGAAGATGCCGAAGTAGACGAGTACGACAATTAACTGAAAAATTAACGGCATAAGAATGAGGAAGCCCAGGAGGAAGGTATATGCAATCTTCAGCATCGTGGGGAAGGGTAGCGGCTGCATCCAGACATCCTGGAGATGATCCACCAACGGCTGCATATAGTACACCAGGCGCGCTATCTTCGAGGTTTTCTTCCACTGCGGATTGAATGCGGGGATTCAGAGATTGAGCGGAGACCTACTGTACCTACTGGTCGGACATACTATTTTACGTTTGTGCAGCGGCTTTTTCCAGGTCTTGTGCATGTTCCTACTTTCGAACTGGCAATTTTCCAGACCCATCTATCAGGCTAACTAATTTTGAACTGATAAATGTTCTTGTTATACTCGTAATAGCTTTTTTGACACTTCAGCCCCCAACAATATCGGGTtgcttttctatttttttgctttgggcgtccaaaaaccattcaaaatatttgaaattaactcaaaaaaaaaagccattaatttaattcatttcATTACTGACATTCGATATTTTCTAATTTACATATTTGAGCCatgttttcaatttttctcaaattaatcgaaaagaaaacttCACATAACGTTCTCTATGGGAATCTTGCGAATCTTTCATCTCGATTTGATTGATCCGATTTTGCCGTAACAGCAGTTTCTAGGAGAAtttccttcccttcccttctctGCCTTCCAGACACAGTCTGGTCCCAAGCCAAGTCCTGTCCTGCTcagacaacagcagccagagcaaccaTCATACTATACTTATTCATACACTACCGAAGCGACCCAGTCCGAGTTCCACttccagtttcagttccagtCCCAAGTCCCATCCCATTCCCCTTCCCTCTTCTTCGGTATGTGTTTTTctctcctcgtcgtcgtcgtcgtcatcatttTGCGTTCGTCGAATGCCACGGTTGGCTGGAGGGTAGCTGGGCAGGGTATCAGGTTACCACaaaatgtgcgtgtgttcTTTATTCGTTCGCCCTgccattccccccccccctccccaccgtCTCCCTTCCATCCATCTGCTGTCTCCAGCGCgttattcatttttattcGTTTTATTGTACATtctgttttattattatgtattttgCGCTTTTGCCCGTCTctttcctctcctctccactcctctcTCCATTCTCTCGTCTTGATTCGCTTTTGTGTACTGTTTTCGTTCCCCtgctctttcgctctctctttctctttggctCGCATCCCTCTGCCATCCCTTTCTTTGAGTACTCTGATGGCGTTGATAATGATGTCGTTGGTGATGATGGCCCCAGAGTCCATGGATTGGAGGCGCTTGGGGGCATACCATCCCACACTCCTTTGCTGGTGTGGGGGGGGGTGTGCTGTGGGTGTTCGTCAAGTATCTGCACTCTCGCCTACAATTAGAGATCATCTTGACCTCTGCAAGGGGCTCGATATGGTTTCTCCAAGTGGACCGAACCTCTTGGTGCTTCCATCAAACTCTCTAAGCTGCTTAAAGTTCTCCCAAGTCGTGAGGATTACATAAAAGTTTGGTTAGGCACCGCGGGGGGCAGAAGCAGTTACAGCTGGAGCTGTAGCGTCCACCGCGGATGGTATCGCCtcgggcagggcagggcagggcagagcaattaaaagacaacaaaattattaaaaaactGTCAAAACAATCCACAGCCAGCATAAAATgcgccacacgccacacaaCAAACATGGAATGGAACGTTTCCCGGACCGATAATAAAATATCTTATAACGATGACAGGGTTGCGTTGCGTTCCGCTGGAAGACCTCTGGTTAATCGTTAAGATCTTACATAGTTGTAGACAATGGCACAATGCTTAGGTAGACGCTGGCCTGGCTAGACAAAATCCCCAAACTCCAAGTCAGATCAAGGGTACCCTCTTCCTCTACCTCCTACTCcttctcgttttcgttttcgttccCGGGCTCTTTTGCATCTGCTGCATGGCCCCTGCTTTGGGGTCTCTGGAGTGTCAGAGAGTCGCCACGAGCATTAACAACAGCCACACACATGCGTAAATTAAATGATAATTTATGATCAACACCTTTTCAGATTCCACTTATGGATCGCTGTTCTCCGTTTAGTTGGGTGTCCTGCTGAGCACACGTCCCGAGATTTGTGTACCGATCGCGCAATGCGATAACTCAACCTGTTCGTTCACTTTCCAGCGATCTCCCGATCTTCCAGATCTCCCAGTTCTCCCGGATCTCCCTGTGCGCCGGGCTAGGGCTCCGAAACAGCGTTCATTTTGTGGCCTCCTCTCTGGTGTGTTTGTCTTTTTAGGATTTATTGgcttataatttttattagcaGTGGAATTCCTTGGAAGCCTTCCTTGGACCAGCCATCATCTACCATAACCATATGATTTTATTCTCTCTTTCTTCGTATCCCCCGTCTGCCCCATACCTTTGTTTCTGATTCAGCATCTCGTGTATTAGTTTTTGAGGAGACTGTGGTTAGACTTATAGTTCTATACTCCATTGCATAACGAAGTGAACCGAAACAAGAACAACTGTATTCACGTGACAAACACAGTCTCGTCTCTCTTCCTCACTGCTCCACTGAACCACTGTCTCCGCCCTGTTTCCAGTTCAACATAATCCGATCAAGCATTATTACCAAGCTAATGAATCTGCTTA is a window of Drosophila pseudoobscura strain MV-25-SWS-2005 chromosome 3, UCI_Dpse_MV25, whole genome shotgun sequence DNA encoding:
- the so gene encoding protein sine oculis → MLQHPATDFYDLAAANAAAVLTARHTPPYSPTGLSGSVALLNNNNNNNNNNNNNSSSTGNSNNNNNNNLDIMTHNGVVVGGGVGTGGLHLTGGSNGGVTGGGASGGRENLPSFGFTQEQVACVCEVLQQAGNIERLGRFLWSLPQCDKLQLNESVLKAKAVVAFHRGQYKELYRLLEHHHFSAQNHAKLQALWLKAHYVEAEKLRGRPLGAVGKYRVRRKFPLPRTIWDGEETSYCFKEKSRSVLRDWYSHNPYPSPREKRDLAEATGLTTTQVSNWFKNRRQRDRAAEHKDGSTDKQHLDSSSDSEMEGSMLPSQSAQQQQQQQQQQSPNNNGLHQQQLQHAATEQSLQHHPHQQHHPAATGPTSVVSKTGHSGAGGGGGGGGGGGGGGAATATQMQMPPLSAAVAYSHLHSVMGAMPMTMYDMGEYQHL
- the LOC6898113 gene encoding uncharacterized protein, whose amino-acid sequence is MGLENCQFESRNMHKTWKKPLHKRKIWKKTSKIARLVYYMQPLVDHLQDVWMQPLPFPTMLKIAYTFLLGFLILMPLIFQLIVVLVYFGIFQYVSERHSWFHFGENWDLLGGLSKLWSFEVTNKKHQLYATMCFDRYHVIIAVISSTVDYIRMALLFVYA